In Nostoc sp. UHCC 0926, a single genomic region encodes these proteins:
- a CDS encoding type II restriction endonuclease, with the protein MSSYRNHLQSIDDLITTYEAIRAGFVALALEKNRRATPYVAEARALKEAAIQAESPVELLKIKGIEMGLLTAAGLSDKSLAHLMSEDKVEAINGLIKNFLEPAGANFPEELVFRFLLTRGDILGGSMRNVGGALAQRKLTRAILSTLTIAGTRYHWQHSKSKKWIAMTNNDSEIELSLRGISWLSEIGNRTLIYNLTVPLVRSNVDLCLFNLNPPELVANKSSTIEPSVVAPYVIALGELKGGIDPAGADEHWKTAQAALNRIREAFSRVGHSPLTFFVGSAIARRMAGEIWNQLENGTMSNAANLNQENQVASISRWLCSL; encoded by the coding sequence ATGTCTTCCTATCGTAATCATCTTCAATCCATTGATGATCTTATAACAACTTATGAAGCAATCCGTGCAGGTTTTGTGGCTCTTGCACTGGAAAAAAATCGACGTGCTACGCCCTATGTTGCAGAAGCAAGGGCACTTAAAGAAGCTGCTATTCAAGCTGAGAGTCCTGTTGAATTATTAAAGATTAAGGGCATCGAGATGGGACTGTTAACTGCGGCAGGCTTATCTGATAAATCTCTAGCGCACCTGATGTCAGAGGATAAGGTAGAAGCTATAAATGGTCTGATTAAAAATTTTCTTGAACCAGCAGGTGCAAACTTTCCAGAGGAATTGGTTTTTAGATTTTTGCTGACTCGTGGTGACATACTTGGTGGCTCAATGCGAAATGTTGGAGGCGCGTTGGCACAAAGAAAGCTGACTCGTGCAATTCTCTCCACTCTCACGATCGCAGGTACAAGATACCACTGGCAACACTCAAAGAGTAAAAAGTGGATAGCTATGACAAATAATGACTCAGAAATTGAGTTATCTTTACGGGGAATAAGCTGGCTGAGCGAGATTGGTAATCGCACACTAATTTATAACCTGACTGTCCCGCTAGTTAGAAGTAATGTGGATCTATGTTTGTTTAACCTTAACCCACCAGAGTTAGTAGCCAATAAATCTAGCACCATTGAACCATCTGTAGTTGCACCATACGTTATCGCCCTTGGTGAACTTAAAGGGGGTATAGATCCCGCAGGCGCAGATGAGCATTGGAAAACTGCACAAGCAGCACTAAATCGTATCCGTGAAGCATTTTCTAGAGTAGGGCATTCACCTCTTACTTTCTTCGTAGGATCAGCGATCGCTAGAAGGATGGCAGGCGAAATCTGGAATCAATTGGAAAACGGCACTATGAGTAACGCTGCTAACCTAAATCAAGAGAACCAAGTCGCATCTATTTCTCGTTGGTTGTGCAGTCTATAA
- a CDS encoding DNA methyltransferase, translating to MVSLASISNTVSELESDGLGKIDNLDRQLHQRFQNEFLDHPSLTRLIVSFQANKTRPIYRWYKYKEAFSASLIEYLLQQYKTTQGKVLDPFAGSGTALFAARETGIDADGIELLPIGQQIINAKKVLDSEFTPEDFDRIKNWSKLQVWKQCEQKKHLPELRITKGAYAELTRNAIEQYLEACKLENNRVQAVLKFVLLCVLESISYTRKHGQYLRWDYRSGRGQSKKPFNKGEILEFDNAITNKIIEIIDDLLPSTQQIELFPIKNPQGQIHLYGGSCLEIMPRLANAAYDAIITSPPYCNRYDYTRTYAL from the coding sequence GTGGTCAGCCTAGCAAGTATCTCCAATACCGTATCCGAACTGGAAAGTGATGGTTTAGGCAAAATTGACAACCTTGATAGGCAACTGCATCAGCGCTTCCAGAATGAATTTTTGGATCATCCTTCATTGACGCGACTTATAGTTAGTTTTCAAGCTAACAAAACTAGACCTATCTATCGGTGGTACAAATATAAAGAAGCTTTTTCTGCATCTCTTATAGAATATTTATTGCAACAATATAAAACTACTCAAGGCAAGGTTTTAGACCCATTTGCAGGTAGTGGAACTGCGCTATTTGCTGCTAGGGAAACTGGGATTGATGCTGATGGCATTGAATTATTGCCCATTGGTCAACAAATAATTAATGCTAAAAAGGTTTTAGATTCTGAATTCACTCCTGAAGATTTCGATAGAATAAAAAATTGGTCAAAGTTGCAGGTTTGGAAGCAGTGTGAACAGAAAAAACACTTACCAGAATTGAGAATCACAAAAGGAGCTTATGCTGAACTAACTAGAAATGCAATTGAGCAGTATCTGGAAGCTTGCAAACTAGAAAATAATAGAGTTCAAGCAGTTTTGAAGTTTGTCTTGCTATGCGTTTTAGAATCCATAAGTTATACACGTAAACATGGACAGTACCTTCGTTGGGATTATCGTTCTGGTCGTGGACAGAGCAAGAAACCTTTCAATAAAGGTGAAATTCTAGAGTTTGATAATGCTATCACCAATAAAATTATTGAAATTATTGATGACTTACTGCCTTCTACACAACAAATTGAGCTTTTCCCAATTAAAAATCCTCAAGGTCAAATACATCTTTATGGAGGATCTTGTCTTGAGATTATGCCGCGCCTAGCCAATGCTGCATATGATGCAATTATCACATCCCCACCCTATTGCAATCGATACGACTATACTCGCACCTATGCACTATAA
- the ppk2 gene encoding polyphosphate kinase 2, with product MPIQWHGVTAMSIDEIKNQQNNGLAQPTTDLIENLAKAKDKKKPKKSKGIFEVSTEAIAKKIPKKTFETELEQLQIELVKMQYWIKHVGYRVVVIFEGRDAAGKGGVIKRIAGPLNPRGCRVIALGTPSDRDKTQWYFQRYVQHLPTAGEIVLFDRSWYNRAGVERVMDFCTEAEYQEFMQSCPEFERMLVRSGIVLIKYWFSVSDEEQEQRFLSRSHDPARRWKLSPMDLESRNRWVEFSKAKDTMFAYTNIPEAPWFTIEADDKKRARLNCIHHLLSKVPYEDMTPPPLELPSRPLGENYVRAPRNEQFFVPQVY from the coding sequence ATGCCAATTCAATGGCATGGGGTAACTGCGATGTCAATTGATGAAATTAAAAACCAGCAAAATAATGGTCTAGCTCAACCCACTACAGATTTAATAGAAAACCTAGCAAAAGCAAAAGACAAGAAAAAACCTAAAAAATCAAAAGGGATTTTTGAAGTTAGCACTGAAGCTATTGCCAAAAAAATTCCCAAAAAGACTTTTGAAACTGAACTAGAACAACTCCAGATTGAGTTAGTAAAAATGCAATACTGGATTAAGCACGTTGGCTATCGGGTTGTCGTAATATTTGAAGGGCGCGATGCTGCCGGCAAAGGAGGAGTAATTAAACGCATTGCCGGCCCACTCAATCCTCGTGGCTGTCGTGTAATTGCCTTGGGAACCCCCTCTGATCGTGATAAAACTCAGTGGTATTTTCAGCGTTACGTGCAACATCTTCCTACAGCAGGCGAAATTGTCCTCTTTGATCGCAGTTGGTACAACCGAGCCGGAGTTGAACGGGTGATGGATTTTTGTACTGAAGCAGAATATCAAGAATTCATGCAATCTTGCCCGGAATTTGAACGAATGCTGGTACGTTCAGGCATTGTTTTAATCAAGTATTGGTTCTCCGTCAGCGATGAAGAACAAGAGCAACGCTTTCTCTCTCGCAGTCACGATCCAGCAAGGCGTTGGAAACTCAGCCCGATGGATTTGGAATCACGTAATCGCTGGGTAGAATTTTCCAAAGCAAAAGATACCATGTTTGCGTACACGAATATTCCAGAAGCCCCCTGGTTTACGATTGAAGCGGATGATAAAAAACGGGCGCGGCTCAACTGCATTCATCATTTGTTGAGCAAAGTTCCTTACGAAGATATGACGCCTCCTCCCTTAGAGCTTCCGTCTAGACCTTTAGGTGAGAATTATGTTCGCGCCCCCCGCAATGAGCAGTTCTTTGTCCCTCAAGTGTATTAA
- a CDS encoding SDR family oxidoreductase produces the protein MLEIEKKVVLITGASSGIGEASARLLASRGAHVVLGARRTDRLETLVTAIRNEGGSAHYRQLDVTQRNDVDEFVGFAQKTFGRIDVIVNNAGVMPLSKLEALKVDEWNRMIDVNIRGVLHGIAAGLPIMKEQGFGQFINISSIGGHAVSPTAAVYCATKFAVGAISEGLRQEVSDIRVTVISPGVTESELADSISDSEARRGMQDFRQIAIPPEAIARAIAFAIEQPNDVDVSEIIVRPTASPY, from the coding sequence ATGTTAGAAATTGAGAAGAAAGTCGTTTTAATTACGGGTGCAAGCAGTGGCATTGGTGAAGCTAGCGCCCGCTTACTCGCTAGCAGAGGCGCACATGTCGTGTTAGGTGCGCGTCGCACCGATCGCCTCGAAACTCTTGTAACGGCAATTCGCAACGAAGGTGGTTCAGCGCACTATAGGCAGTTGGATGTCACGCAACGCAATGACGTAGACGAATTTGTTGGATTCGCTCAAAAGACCTTTGGCCGCATCGACGTAATTGTGAACAATGCAGGCGTCATGCCCCTTTCAAAACTGGAAGCCCTCAAGGTTGACGAATGGAATCGGATGATCGACGTAAACATTCGAGGTGTCCTGCATGGTATTGCTGCTGGATTACCAATTATGAAGGAACAGGGATTTGGTCAGTTCATCAACATATCATCAATTGGTGGACATGCAGTAAGTCCCACCGCAGCCGTTTACTGTGCTACGAAGTTTGCAGTGGGTGCTATTTCGGAGGGACTGCGCCAGGAAGTCAGCGACATCCGGGTAACGGTGATTTCCCCTGGAGTAACGGAGTCAGAACTGGCCGATAGTATTTCGGATAGCGAGGCGCGTCGGGGGATGCAGGATTTCCGGCAGATTGCTATTCCACCAGAGGCTATTGCTAGAGCGATCGCCTTTGCGATCGAACAACCTAACGACGTTGATGTTAGCGAAATCATTGTGCGTCCCACCGCCAGCCCTTATTGA
- a CDS encoding orange carotenoid protein N-terminal domain-containing protein, whose amino-acid sequence MSYTIESARNIFSSTQVADAVPATTAMFAELNIDDQLAFLWYAYAELGRTITPAAPGKANLQLMEGIFNQIKQMSHDEQTQLMRDLAGNADTPISRSYAYFGVNAKLGFWWQLGEWMKEGIVAPMPVGYQMSTQVKAVLQAVQRIDQSQQITVLRNTVVNMGFDPSLAKDKQAQVINFKFPRASLSPQFTIEGVTEPTVLKYIEAMNADNFEAAVALFANNGALQPPFQKPIVGREAITSYLRDEGQGLVMKPTKGVSETIEDGYTQHKVTGTVETPWFGGNVGMNIAWRFLLDPQGQIYFVAIDLLASPKELLNLTRK is encoded by the coding sequence ATGAGTTATACTATCGAGTCCGCACGCAATATTTTCTCTAGCACTCAAGTGGCAGATGCTGTTCCAGCCACCACAGCAATGTTTGCTGAACTCAACATTGACGATCAACTGGCATTTCTCTGGTATGCCTACGCTGAATTAGGTCGTACAATTACTCCGGCTGCTCCCGGAAAAGCCAATCTCCAATTAATGGAAGGTATATTCAACCAAATTAAGCAGATGTCTCATGATGAACAAACGCAATTAATGAGAGATTTAGCAGGTAATGCTGATACTCCTATCAGCCGTTCCTATGCATACTTTGGTGTCAACGCTAAATTGGGATTCTGGTGGCAGTTAGGAGAGTGGATGAAAGAGGGTATCGTCGCTCCCATGCCAGTTGGCTATCAAATGTCAACTCAAGTTAAAGCAGTGTTACAAGCAGTTCAGAGAATCGATCAAAGTCAGCAAATTACTGTACTACGCAATACTGTAGTAAATATGGGGTTCGATCCGTCTCTGGCTAAGGACAAACAGGCGCAAGTCATAAACTTTAAGTTCCCACGTGCATCCCTAAGTCCCCAATTTACTATTGAGGGAGTGACAGAACCGACAGTGCTGAAATACATTGAAGCCATGAATGCAGATAACTTTGAAGCTGCTGTTGCTTTATTTGCTAACAACGGTGCGCTGCAACCGCCCTTCCAAAAACCAATTGTTGGTCGAGAAGCGATCACTTCCTACCTACGAGATGAAGGACAAGGGTTAGTGATGAAGCCAACCAAAGGCGTCTCGGAAACTATAGAAGATGGTTATACACAGCATAAAGTTACTGGTACCGTCGAAACTCCTTGGTTTGGAGGTAATGTTGGCATGAACATTGCTTGGCGATTTTTACTCGATCCTCAAGGTCAAATTTACTTCGTGGCTATTGACTTACTTGCTTCTCCCAAAGAACTGCTTAACCTAACTCGCAAGTAA
- a CDS encoding DUF1392 family protein produces the protein MKTTWIYAIVCCGETLYLASEKFQTINVLEFTVSTPAFELGDVVDVDLSEQPIYTSLPTFD, from the coding sequence ATGAAGACGACATGGATTTATGCGATTGTTTGCTGTGGTGAAACGCTCTACTTGGCTTCAGAAAAATTTCAGACAATAAATGTATTAGAATTCACTGTTTCTACTCCAGCCTTTGAATTGGGGGACGTGGTTGACGTTGATTTGAGTGAACAGCCAATTTACACTAGTTTGCCTACATTTGACTAA
- a CDS encoding dienelactone hydrolase family protein, which yields MVETTNIEINTAKVKVPNNDLEIDAYLAQPAQKGTFGAVIVFPEIFGINSNIRDITELIAKQGYVAIAPALYQRIAPDFKADFSPEDAGYSPESYRLGLEYYQQVKYQEIFSDIQAAITYLKTLPNVKDDAIGAIGFCFGGHVAYIAATLPDIKATASFYGGGITTASYGEDTPTINHTSEIKGTIYAFFGTRDALISQEENKQIEAELKKHNINHRVFRYDAGHGFFAGFFKDQYPFLAQHPSYNSEAAPDAWKHVLELFQNNL from the coding sequence ATGGTAGAAACGACAAACATCGAAATTAACACCGCAAAAGTCAAAGTACCTAACAACGACTTAGAAATCGATGCTTACTTAGCTCAACCAGCACAAAAGGGAACCTTTGGGGCCGTTATAGTTTTTCCAGAAATTTTTGGAATCAACAGTAATATTCGAGATATCACCGAATTAATAGCTAAACAAGGTTATGTAGCAATAGCACCCGCGCTGTATCAACGTATTGCTCCCGATTTTAAGGCTGACTTTAGCCCAGAAGATGCTGGCTATAGCCCAGAAAGCTATCGGCTTGGCTTAGAATACTATCAACAAGTAAAGTATCAAGAGATATTCAGCGATATTCAAGCTGCGATTACCTACCTAAAAACTTTACCCAATGTCAAAGATGATGCGATCGGGGCTATTGGTTTCTGTTTTGGCGGTCATGTTGCTTACATAGCTGCAACTTTACCCGATATCAAAGCAACAGCTTCGTTCTACGGTGGTGGGATTACCACTGCTAGTTATGGTGAAGACACTCCAACCATTAATCACACCTCGGAAATTAAAGGTACTATTTATGCATTTTTTGGTACAAGAGATGCATTAATTTCACAAGAGGAAAACAAGCAAATTGAGGCAGAATTAAAAAAACATAATATAAATCATCGTGTATTCCGATACGACGCCGGACACGGATTCTTCGCCGGATTCTTCAAAGACCAATACCCATTTTTAGCCCAGCACCCAAGTTACAATTCTGAAGCTGCTCCTGATGCTTGGAAGCATGTTCTAGAACTGTTTCAAAACAACTTGTGA
- a CDS encoding DUF2267 domain-containing protein translates to MPDESFRTNVPEIDPTEIEDSRSVIPDEHRSFLEKVQVKAGFADPYDARDFTEVVFRVMRDLMTTEASDRVEAELHIEAIPTDEKALQFEVSDLWKDTNPIVGFLSRIRQPLTGPAPLGIDSDLFLRRVANEGGLPGTVEVEQAVKAVFSATKDQLSQERIQEIAGLLPDRIRELWEQAELES, encoded by the coding sequence ATGCCCGATGAAAGTTTTAGAACAAACGTTCCAGAAATTGACCCAACGGAGATTGAAGATTCTCGATCTGTAATCCCAGACGAACATCGTTCGTTCCTAGAAAAAGTCCAGGTCAAAGCTGGATTTGCAGACCCCTATGACGCCAGAGACTTTACCGAAGTTGTGTTTCGCGTTATGCGCGATTTAATGACCACAGAAGCTAGCGATCGCGTCGAAGCAGAACTGCATATAGAGGCTATACCTACTGATGAGAAAGCACTCCAGTTTGAAGTGTCTGATCTCTGGAAAGACACTAATCCAATTGTGGGATTTTTGAGTCGAATCCGTCAACCTTTGACAGGCCCGGCTCCCCTTGGAATTGATTCCGATTTATTTCTCAGGCGGGTTGCTAATGAAGGAGGACTCCCAGGAACAGTCGAGGTAGAGCAAGCAGTTAAAGCGGTGTTTTCTGCCACCAAAGACCAACTTTCCCAAGAGCGGATTCAGGAAATTGCTGGCTTGCTCCCTGACCGTATCCGTGAGCTTTGGGAGCAGGCTGAATTAGAAAGTTAA